One window of Salegentibacter sp. Hel_I_6 genomic DNA carries:
- a CDS encoding nucleoside hydrolase-like domain-containing protein, whose amino-acid sequence MKAIFKFAACSLFISFSHLNAQETEQIDHKDLNYKPRVINTTDLGADPDDKQSMVRQLVSANEFDIEGLIVSTGCWKKSQSNTDLLDDLVDAYAQAYPNLKVHAEGYPTPEYLKSISVMGQDEYGMGDVGNGKDSPGSDLIINSVDKDDPRPVWVMGWGGMNTAAQAIWKVKETRTKAEFEKFLSKLRLIDILGQGDSGAWIAKNFPEVFYIRATGVYGWAPSDDYLDKNIQNHGPLGAAYPDRKYATEGDTPAFMHVYPNGLNDPEQIDQGGWGGRFSFTKKEGIRSMSCVEKENETKYDPYYMYGNTSEGSEAIKRWSEAYNNDFAARMDWSITEEYSDANHHPIAILNGDKTKEILEFEATPSSSLKFSAEGSSDPDGDSLAYSWTFYDEPSSYDEAITIQNNYTSSANVTIPEDAAGKNIHIILEIKDDGEPGLYAYRRAIINVR is encoded by the coding sequence ATGAAAGCAATTTTTAAGTTTGCAGCTTGCAGTCTATTCATTTCCTTTTCACACCTTAATGCGCAAGAGACTGAACAAATAGACCATAAAGATTTAAATTATAAACCCCGCGTAATTAATACTACCGATCTCGGTGCCGATCCTGATGACAAACAATCTATGGTCCGCCAATTGGTAAGCGCCAATGAATTTGACATTGAAGGATTAATCGTCTCAACCGGATGTTGGAAAAAGTCGCAAAGCAATACAGATTTGCTGGATGACCTTGTAGATGCCTATGCACAGGCTTATCCTAACCTAAAAGTACACGCTGAAGGTTATCCCACACCTGAATATTTAAAATCTATATCTGTTATGGGGCAGGATGAATATGGAATGGGAGATGTAGGAAATGGAAAAGATAGTCCTGGTTCAGACTTGATCATTAATTCTGTAGATAAAGATGATCCCCGACCGGTTTGGGTAATGGGGTGGGGAGGTATGAATACCGCAGCTCAGGCTATTTGGAAAGTTAAGGAAACCCGAACCAAAGCTGAATTTGAAAAATTTTTAAGCAAATTGCGTCTAATAGACATTCTTGGTCAGGGCGATTCGGGAGCCTGGATTGCAAAAAATTTTCCAGAAGTATTTTACATACGCGCAACTGGGGTTTATGGATGGGCTCCTTCTGATGACTATTTAGATAAAAACATCCAAAACCACGGACCTCTGGGTGCGGCTTATCCAGATAGGAAATATGCTACCGAAGGAGATACACCTGCATTTATGCACGTATATCCCAATGGCCTAAATGACCCAGAGCAAATTGATCAAGGAGGCTGGGGTGGCCGTTTTAGTTTTACAAAAAAAGAGGGTATTCGTAGTATGTCTTGTGTGGAAAAAGAAAATGAAACAAAATATGATCCCTACTATATGTACGGAAACACTTCAGAAGGCTCTGAAGCTATAAAGCGATGGAGTGAAGCTTATAATAATGATTTTGCCGCAAGAATGGACTGGAGTATTACCGAAGAATATTCAGATGCGAACCACCATCCTATCGCCATTTTAAATGGTGATAAAACAAAAGAGATTTTGGAATTTGAAGCTACTCCAAGTTCTTCTTTGAAATTTAGCGCTGAAGGATCGAGCGATCCAGATGGAGATAGTTTAGCCTACTCCTGGACCTTTTATGATGAACCCAGTTCTTATGATGAAGCTATTACTATTCAGAATAATTATACATCTTCCGCTAATGTAACAATCCCAGAAGATGCAGCAGGTAAAAACATTCATATTATTCTGGAAATTAAAGATGATGGAGAACCTGGCCTATATGCTTACCGACGTGCGATTATAAATGTAAGGTAG
- a CDS encoding Gfo/Idh/MocA family protein → MSNIPRRKFLQQTTLAAAGLSLSGSLLANPMSIFSANDRVNFGVIGCKGMGWANMQAHLKLPNVNCIALADIDQRVLDERSAQVKEISGKAPKQYKDYRKMLENKDIDAVIIGTPDHWHCLNMVDALQADKHVYVEKPLANSIEECNVMLDAGKKYDKMVQVGQWQRSGKHYDDAINYVQSGELGQIRLVKCWAYQGWMNPVPVKPNSTPPEGVDYKMWLGPAPERPFNENRFHFNFRWFWDYAGGLMTDWGVHEIDIALYAMGAKAPKSILASGGKFAYPNDASETPDTLQTVYEFEDFNLLWEHATGIDGGNYGRPEGIAFIGNNGTLVVNRNGWEVIPEGENKNDKWVTKTKRIDLVSPEGNALENHAKNFVSAIRANDSSKLNCGVETGSIAAITAHMGNIAYKTGKKLYWNAESGSFEDAEADALVKANYHNGWKLPKV, encoded by the coding sequence ATGAGTAATATACCAAGAAGAAAATTTTTACAACAAACAACTTTAGCTGCCGCGGGCTTAAGTTTATCAGGATCACTATTGGCCAACCCAATGTCTATTTTTTCAGCAAATGACAGGGTGAATTTTGGGGTAATTGGTTGTAAAGGTATGGGATGGGCAAATATGCAGGCGCATTTAAAATTACCGAATGTAAATTGCATAGCTCTGGCTGATATTGATCAGCGTGTTTTAGATGAAAGATCGGCCCAGGTAAAAGAAATAAGCGGCAAAGCACCAAAACAGTATAAGGACTATCGCAAAATGTTGGAAAACAAAGATATTGACGCGGTAATTATAGGCACGCCAGACCATTGGCATTGCTTAAATATGGTAGATGCCCTGCAGGCCGATAAACACGTTTATGTAGAAAAACCTCTTGCTAACAGTATTGAAGAATGCAATGTAATGCTTGATGCCGGAAAAAAATACGATAAAATGGTTCAGGTTGGTCAATGGCAACGTAGTGGTAAACACTACGATGATGCTATAAATTACGTGCAATCTGGCGAACTTGGGCAAATTCGATTAGTTAAATGCTGGGCTTACCAGGGTTGGATGAATCCGGTTCCGGTTAAACCAAACAGCACTCCTCCAGAGGGAGTAGATTACAAAATGTGGTTGGGTCCTGCACCTGAAAGACCGTTCAATGAAAATCGGTTCCATTTTAATTTTCGTTGGTTTTGGGATTATGCAGGCGGCTTAATGACAGATTGGGGTGTGCATGAAATTGACATCGCACTTTATGCTATGGGCGCAAAAGCACCAAAATCTATTTTAGCTTCAGGTGGTAAATTTGCTTATCCTAATGATGCTTCTGAAACTCCTGACACCCTACAAACCGTATATGAATTTGAAGATTTCAACCTATTGTGGGAACATGCCACCGGTATAGATGGCGGAAATTACGGAAGACCAGAAGGCATCGCGTTTATTGGAAATAACGGCACTCTAGTTGTAAATCGCAATGGCTGGGAAGTTATTCCTGAAGGAGAAAATAAAAATGATAAATGGGTGACTAAAACCAAAAGAATAGATTTGGTTTCACCTGAAGGCAATGCGTTGGAAAACCATGCAAAGAATTTTGTTTCAGCGATTCGGGCAAACGATAGTTCTAAGCTTAATTGTGGAGTAGAAACCGGAAGTATCGCCGCAATTACCGCACATATGGGAAATATTGCCTATAAAACCGGGAAAAAATTGTACTGGAATGCTGAATCTGGATCATTTGAGGATGCCGAAGCAGATGCCCTGGTGAAAGCTAATTATCATAACGGCTGGAAACTACCAAAGGTTTAA
- a CDS encoding SMP-30/gluconolactonase/LRE family protein — MNTVKLRFLSFFILIFVVTSCSSQIELIKEGQKLQLISNEFEFTEGPASDAEGNVYFTDQPNNRIYKWSAEEGAISVFMENSGRANGLYFDDAGNLLAAADENSEIWKINPKKQVEVLIESFEGNRLNGPNDLWIAPGGGFYFTDPYYQRDYWERTEKEIEEERVYYVNSEGEINIVVEDMEQPNGIIGTPDGKTLYIADIGANKTYSYTINSDGSLSGKKLFTELGSDGMTIDNRGNVYLSGNGVTVFDKSGKKIQHIPIDRDWTANVTFGGKNQQTLFITAQQALYSLEMNVKGVRW; from the coding sequence ATGAATACTGTTAAATTAAGGTTTTTATCGTTTTTTATCCTGATTTTTGTGGTTACTTCCTGTAGCTCTCAAATAGAATTAATAAAAGAAGGGCAGAAACTGCAGCTTATTTCAAACGAGTTTGAGTTTACCGAAGGTCCTGCTTCAGATGCTGAGGGGAATGTATATTTTACCGATCAGCCGAATAATAGAATCTATAAATGGTCTGCAGAAGAAGGTGCTATTTCGGTTTTTATGGAAAATTCGGGCCGGGCAAACGGACTTTATTTTGATGATGCGGGAAACCTTCTAGCTGCCGCCGATGAAAATTCTGAAATATGGAAAATTAATCCTAAAAAACAAGTTGAGGTTTTAATTGAATCTTTTGAAGGCAATCGTTTAAATGGGCCAAATGATTTATGGATTGCTCCGGGTGGCGGATTTTACTTTACAGATCCTTACTATCAACGTGATTATTGGGAACGTACCGAGAAGGAAATTGAAGAAGAACGTGTTTATTATGTAAATTCAGAGGGCGAAATAAATATTGTGGTAGAGGATATGGAACAACCTAACGGAATTATTGGAACTCCTGATGGGAAAACCTTGTACATCGCCGATATTGGAGCTAATAAAACCTATTCCTATACAATTAATTCCGATGGAAGTCTTTCAGGTAAAAAACTTTTTACTGAATTAGGTTCAGACGGGATGACTATAGATAATAGGGGAAACGTTTACCTTTCCGGAAATGGCGTGACGGTTTTCGATAAATCTGGAAAAAAAATTCAGCATATTCCAATAGATAGAGATTGGACGGCGAATGTGACCTTTGGTGGTAAAAACCAACAAACACTTTTTATCACTGCTCAACAGGCCCTATACAGCCTGGAGATGAATGTAAAAGGCGTTCGCTGGTAA
- a CDS encoding aldo/keto reductase: MNYRKLGKTGFEISEISLGTWQIGGKWGSDFSDKTAEKTINTAIDKGINFIDTADVYEAGLSEAAVGRVVRSRSERVFVATKCGRQINPHTAENYTPEALTAYVEESLKRTGFEALDLIQLHCPPTEVYYRPEIFETFQKLKDQGKILHFGVSVEKVEEALKAVEYDNVETVQIIFNLFRQRPSELFFEQAKKKNIGIIARVPLASGLLTGKFDKSDSFDKEDHRNFNRNGEAFDKGETFSGIDFDRGLNAVEKLKKLFPEVQNLAPIALQWILKFPEVSCTIPGASKEEQLLSNLSIYDRPELSNEKIKEMNKIYNEYLKQDIHHRW; the protein is encoded by the coding sequence ATGAATTACAGAAAATTAGGAAAAACAGGTTTTGAAATTTCAGAGATTTCCCTCGGAACCTGGCAAATAGGTGGAAAGTGGGGATCAGATTTTAGTGATAAAACTGCTGAAAAAACCATTAATACCGCCATAGATAAAGGAATTAATTTTATTGATACGGCCGATGTTTACGAAGCCGGTTTAAGCGAAGCCGCTGTAGGCCGTGTGGTGCGTTCAAGGTCTGAACGTGTTTTTGTCGCTACCAAATGCGGAAGACAAATCAACCCGCATACGGCAGAGAATTATACGCCTGAAGCACTTACCGCTTATGTAGAAGAAAGCCTTAAAAGAACAGGTTTTGAAGCCCTGGATCTAATACAATTACATTGCCCACCTACCGAAGTTTATTATCGTCCCGAGATCTTTGAAACTTTTCAAAAACTAAAAGATCAGGGAAAAATATTACATTTTGGTGTTAGTGTTGAAAAAGTGGAAGAGGCTTTAAAAGCCGTTGAATACGATAATGTAGAAACCGTTCAAATTATATTTAATTTATTCAGGCAGCGCCCTTCAGAACTTTTCTTTGAACAGGCTAAAAAGAAAAATATCGGGATTATTGCCCGCGTTCCACTTGCTAGTGGTTTATTAACTGGAAAATTCGATAAAAGCGACAGTTTTGATAAAGAGGATCACCGGAATTTTAATCGAAATGGAGAAGCTTTCGATAAAGGCGAAACTTTTTCTGGAATAGATTTCGATCGTGGTTTAAATGCGGTAGAAAAACTTAAAAAATTGTTTCCTGAAGTTCAAAACCTTGCTCCAATTGCGCTGCAGTGGATTCTTAAATTTCCTGAGGTTAGTTGTACGATCCCTGGAGCTTCAAAAGAAGAGCAACTGCTTTCTAATTTATCTATCTATGATAGGCCCGAGCTAAGCAACGAAAAAATTAAAGAAATGAATAAGATCTATAATGAATACCTAAAACAGGATATTCACCACAGATGGTAA
- a CDS encoding alpha/beta hydrolase — translation MSNTPINLVKSAIWSILFFVAASGMAQDGTIYPLETPKEPNAIPLETGGVEDQPASETWFRQWGDPMARNITKATLTPFLPNPEKANGTTVIVAPGGGFRWLSLGNEGWEVAEALAEQGITAFVLKYRLHPTPESLDDFRASMERPVTPPSESSDDEPETRPERPRSNLSNQLEDAEAAYAMIVERAEEWGVDTNNIGMMGFSAGAGLTMHSTLNSKTMDLAFIAPIYGGLNEVEVPEDAPPMFNVIAADDFLFHGEFGLIESWHKAGKPVEFHLYQNGGHGFGLGNPDRTSNRWFDAFIHWLKVNKFLKAETQE, via the coding sequence ATGTCTAACACACCAATTAACTTAGTGAAGTCTGCCATCTGGTCGATTTTATTTTTCGTTGCCGCATCGGGAATGGCGCAAGACGGAACAATCTACCCTCTTGAAACACCTAAAGAACCTAATGCTATTCCGTTAGAAACGGGTGGGGTTGAAGATCAACCCGCTTCAGAAACCTGGTTTCGCCAGTGGGGAGACCCCATGGCGAGAAATATAACCAAAGCGACTCTTACTCCATTTTTGCCCAATCCTGAAAAAGCCAACGGAACAACCGTAATTGTGGCACCCGGTGGGGGCTTTAGGTGGCTTTCTTTGGGTAATGAAGGCTGGGAAGTTGCCGAAGCGCTTGCAGAACAGGGAATCACCGCTTTTGTGCTAAAATATCGTTTACACCCAACTCCTGAATCGCTGGATGATTTTAGGGCGTCCATGGAAAGACCTGTCACTCCTCCGTCTGAATCCTCAGATGACGAGCCAGAAACACGCCCGGAAAGACCGCGTTCTAACCTTTCTAACCAGCTTGAGGATGCCGAAGCCGCTTACGCGATGATTGTTGAACGTGCTGAAGAATGGGGAGTAGATACAAATAATATAGGGATGATGGGCTTCTCGGCCGGTGCCGGTCTTACCATGCATTCAACACTTAATTCCAAAACCATGGATCTGGCATTTATAGCTCCAATTTATGGAGGTTTAAATGAAGTAGAGGTTCCAGAAGATGCTCCTCCTATGTTCAATGTTATTGCTGCCGATGATTTTCTCTTCCACGGTGAGTTTGGTTTAATCGAGTCATGGCATAAGGCCGGGAAACCGGTGGAGTTTCACCTTTATCAAAACGGAGGCCATGGTTTCGGACTTGGAAATCCAGACCGTACCAGTAACCGCTGGTTTGATGCTTTTATTCACTGGTTGAAGGTTAATAAATTTTTGAAAGCAGAAACTCAGGAATAA
- a CDS encoding sodium:solute symporter, translating into MKALDIYDWIAIAGYFLILAGIVVWVIRKKQSNTEDYFLAGRNVGWFVVGASIFASNIGSEHVVGLAGAGAGDKLPMLIYEIQAWVVLILGWVFLPFYARSGVFTMPEFLEKRFDARSRWVLSVFSIIAYVLTKISVTIYAGGIVVSALLGINFWTGALSTVILTGIYTVLGGMRAVVYTETLQAIILVLGAAALTFIGLGEVGGWASMKETVTPEYLNMWRSASDPDFPWPSLLITSTIVGIWYWCTDQYIVQRALTAKNIKEGRRGTIFGALLKLLPVFLFLIPGIIALTLKMRGELHWDSPDEAFPVLMSNLLPSGLRGLVAAGLLAALMSSLASVFNSCSTLFTVDIYKKLRPNTQEKKLVRTGQIATVIIVIIGIIWIPIMANISGVLYEYLQKVQSYIAPPITAVFLLGIFYKRINAQGAFVTLVVGFIVGALRIILELFKDSLDPDGFLFLVGDINFLTFAAWFFLFCVVLITVVSFLTSIPSKIKTDNLTFQTISEEEKKNNKNSYNWVDIVVSILVVVLVIGVMIFFNGR; encoded by the coding sequence ATGAAAGCATTAGATATTTATGACTGGATTGCGATTGCCGGTTACTTTCTAATTTTAGCAGGTATTGTTGTTTGGGTAATTAGAAAAAAACAGTCTAATACCGAAGATTATTTTCTGGCCGGTAGAAATGTGGGATGGTTTGTTGTTGGAGCATCAATTTTTGCATCCAATATCGGGTCAGAACACGTGGTTGGTTTGGCCGGAGCAGGGGCGGGGGATAAATTACCAATGCTTATTTATGAAATACAGGCCTGGGTAGTGCTTATTCTTGGCTGGGTATTTTTACCATTTTACGCCAGGAGTGGCGTTTTTACAATGCCCGAATTTCTCGAAAAACGATTTGATGCCAGGTCAAGATGGGTGTTATCTGTATTTTCTATAATCGCCTATGTACTTACAAAAATCTCGGTAACAATTTATGCGGGAGGTATTGTGGTTTCTGCTTTACTCGGAATCAATTTCTGGACCGGTGCACTTTCTACAGTAATTTTAACCGGTATTTATACGGTTCTAGGCGGAATGCGAGCAGTTGTTTATACGGAAACCCTGCAAGCTATTATTCTTGTGCTTGGTGCTGCCGCCCTTACGTTTATCGGCTTAGGTGAAGTAGGAGGTTGGGCAAGTATGAAAGAAACCGTAACGCCTGAATATCTTAATATGTGGCGCTCTGCTTCAGATCCCGATTTTCCCTGGCCGTCCCTTTTAATTACCAGTACAATTGTAGGTATTTGGTATTGGTGTACAGACCAGTATATTGTACAACGTGCACTTACTGCAAAGAATATTAAAGAAGGAAGACGAGGAACTATTTTTGGCGCTTTGCTGAAATTACTTCCGGTGTTCTTATTCTTAATCCCAGGTATTATCGCCCTTACGCTTAAGATGCGTGGAGAATTGCATTGGGATAGCCCAGATGAAGCTTTTCCTGTTTTGATGAGTAACTTGTTACCTTCCGGATTACGCGGACTTGTAGCTGCCGGATTACTCGCGGCATTAATGAGTTCTTTAGCTTCAGTTTTTAATTCCTGCTCTACACTATTTACGGTAGATATTTATAAGAAATTAAGACCGAATACCCAGGAGAAAAAACTGGTAAGAACCGGGCAAATCGCAACTGTGATTATCGTGATCATTGGAATTATTTGGATCCCGATTATGGCGAATATTTCCGGAGTTTTATATGAATATTTACAGAAAGTACAATCATATATCGCACCTCCAATTACCGCTGTATTCTTACTGGGTATTTTCTATAAGCGTATAAACGCACAGGGTGCTTTTGTGACTTTAGTAGTTGGATTTATTGTAGGAGCTCTCAGGATTATTCTGGAATTATTTAAAGACTCTTTAGATCCAGACGGGTTCTTATTCCTGGTAGGAGATATTAACTTTTTGACTTTCGCGGCCTGGTTCTTCCTTTTCTGTGTAGTGCTAATTACCGTGGTAAGTTTCTTAACCAGTATTCCTTCAAAAATTAAAACCGATAATCTTACGTTCCAGACAATTTCTGAAGAAGAAAAGAAAAACAACAAAAACAGCTATAACTGGGTTGATATTGTAGTTTCTATTCTTGTAGTAGTATTGGTTATTGGAGTGATGATTTTCTTTAACGGAAGATAA
- a CDS encoding aldose epimerase family protein: MKISTNNLFGFGIVFLSLFFIQCKNSDQEAETKANKMNTEKSQKTEMQKEDYGTTSDGEKVAQYTLTNENGMEVKIITYGGRITSLKAPNKNDEFENVVLGFDSLEQYTKDNPFFGALIGRFGNRIANGKFTLDGEEYTLAQNDGQNHLHGGEKGFDKVVWTVDDASTNSLTLSYISEDMEEGYPGTLETTVVYTLTEDNALEVDYNATTDKKTVLNLTQHAYFNLSGDFSETILDHKIEINADKFLPVNETLIPTGELKDVAGTPFDFREAKTVEQHIEEKNEQLERGKGYDHNWVLNEQDSGMRFAASAYHEESGRMLEVHTNEPGIQFYSGNFLDGTLPQADGEGNYGHRSGFCLETQHYPDSPNQEGFPSVVLEPGETYSSKTSFKFSVK; this comes from the coding sequence ATGAAAATTTCAACAAATAATCTTTTCGGCTTCGGGATAGTTTTTCTGTCCTTGTTTTTTATTCAGTGTAAAAATAGCGACCAGGAAGCTGAAACTAAAGCAAATAAAATGAATACCGAAAAAAGCCAAAAAACGGAAATGCAAAAAGAAGACTACGGTACCACTTCTGATGGTGAAAAAGTAGCGCAATATACGCTTACCAACGAAAATGGAATGGAAGTGAAAATAATCACCTATGGTGGCAGAATTACTTCTTTAAAAGCTCCCAATAAGAACGACGAATTTGAGAATGTAGTTTTAGGATTTGATTCTTTAGAACAATACACCAAAGACAATCCGTTTTTTGGAGCTTTAATTGGCCGTTTTGGAAATCGAATTGCAAACGGAAAATTCACCTTAGACGGTGAAGAGTATACTTTGGCTCAAAATGATGGGCAGAACCATTTGCACGGTGGGGAAAAAGGTTTTGATAAAGTGGTTTGGACTGTTGATGATGCCAGTACAAATTCCCTAACCCTTTCTTATATTAGTGAAGATATGGAAGAAGGTTATCCTGGAACCCTGGAAACTACGGTGGTTTACACTTTAACTGAGGATAATGCCCTGGAAGTTGATTATAATGCTACAACCGATAAGAAAACAGTATTGAATTTAACCCAGCACGCTTATTTTAACCTTTCAGGAGATTTTTCTGAAACTATTTTAGATCATAAAATTGAAATAAATGCCGATAAATTTTTACCAGTAAACGAGACTTTAATCCCTACGGGCGAACTAAAGGATGTGGCAGGAACTCCTTTTGATTTCCGCGAAGCGAAAACTGTGGAACAGCATATTGAAGAAAAAAACGAACAACTGGAACGTGGTAAAGGTTACGACCACAATTGGGTACTTAACGAACAGGATAGCGGGATGCGCTTTGCTGCTTCAGCTTATCACGAAGAAAGTGGTAGAATGCTGGAGGTTCACACCAATGAGCCGGGAATTCAGTTTTATTCTGGGAATTTTCTAGACGGGACACTTCCGCAGGCAGATGGCGAAGGAAATTACGGTCATAGAAGTGGCTTTTGCCTTGAAACACAGCATTACCCAGATTCTCCAAATCAGGAAGGTTTTCCTTCTGTTGTATTGGAGCCGGGAGAGACTTATTCTTCAAAAACCAGTTTTAAATTTTCAGTAAAATAA
- the araA gene encoding L-arabinose isomerase, producing MINIETKEIWFVTGSQHLYGDETLNQVAADSKAIVNGLNESKHLPLKIVWKDTVKTADEITDICQDANANKNCIGIVAWMHTFSPAKMWIKGLSLLKKPLCHLHTQFNAEIPWGKIDMDYMNLHQSAHGDREFGFMMSRMRKKRKVIVGHWKTDRVQQKLGIWSRVVLGWDELQHLKVARIGDNMRNVAVTEGDKVAAEMKFGMAVNGYDSSEVVAHIDQVSEEKINELLKKYDTDYNLSEDLKEGGSQRDSLVDAAKIELGLRSFLDEGGFKAFTDTFENLGKLKQLPGIAVQRLMADGYGFGAEGDWKTAALLRAMKVMAVGLEEGTSFMEDYTYHFTPQKSYVLGSHMLEICPSIADAKPTCEVHPLGIGGKEDPVRLVFNAPKGDALNASLIDMGNRFRLIVNEVEAVAPEADLPNLPVARVLWDAKPNLEVAATSWILAGGAHHTVYTQALTTEFLEDFADIAGIELLVIDDKTSIREFKDKINANEAYYHMFQHGM from the coding sequence ATGATCAATATAGAAACAAAAGAAATCTGGTTCGTCACTGGTAGCCAGCATTTATACGGAGATGAAACTTTAAACCAGGTTGCAGCAGATTCAAAAGCAATTGTAAACGGCCTTAACGAATCGAAACATCTTCCGCTGAAAATAGTATGGAAAGATACTGTTAAAACCGCCGATGAGATCACTGATATTTGTCAGGACGCCAATGCCAATAAAAATTGTATTGGAATCGTAGCCTGGATGCATACCTTTTCTCCGGCTAAAATGTGGATTAAAGGCCTAAGCTTACTTAAAAAACCACTTTGCCATTTACATACACAATTTAATGCTGAAATTCCATGGGGTAAAATTGATATGGATTATATGAATCTTCACCAATCTGCCCACGGCGATAGGGAATTTGGTTTTATGATGAGTAGAATGCGCAAAAAGCGTAAAGTAATTGTTGGCCATTGGAAGACCGATCGCGTTCAGCAAAAACTAGGGATTTGGTCTCGAGTGGTTTTAGGTTGGGACGAGCTTCAGCACTTAAAGGTTGCTCGTATTGGTGATAATATGCGTAATGTAGCCGTTACCGAAGGTGATAAAGTCGCTGCGGAAATGAAATTTGGAATGGCCGTAAACGGTTATGATTCTTCAGAAGTAGTTGCCCATATTGATCAAGTTTCCGAAGAGAAAATAAATGAATTACTAAAGAAATACGATACTGATTATAACTTAAGCGAAGACCTGAAAGAGGGTGGTTCACAAAGAGATTCTTTGGTTGATGCAGCTAAAATTGAATTAGGATTAAGATCATTTTTAGACGAAGGTGGTTTTAAAGCTTTTACCGATACTTTTGAAAACCTTGGAAAGCTAAAACAACTTCCTGGTATTGCCGTACAAAGGCTAATGGCAGATGGCTACGGTTTTGGCGCAGAAGGCGATTGGAAAACCGCGGCATTACTAAGAGCAATGAAGGTTATGGCAGTGGGATTAGAAGAAGGAACTTCTTTTATGGAAGATTATACCTATCATTTCACCCCACAAAAATCTTATGTTTTAGGCTCGCATATGTTGGAAATTTGTCCTTCAATTGCTGATGCTAAGCCAACCTGTGAAGTTCATCCGCTTGGAATTGGGGGAAAAGAAGACCCCGTGAGATTGGTTTTCAACGCTCCAAAGGGCGATGCTTTAAATGCATCGTTAATAGATATGGGCAACAGGTTTAGGTTAATTGTAAACGAAGTGGAAGCAGTTGCACCGGAAGCCGATTTACCAAACTTACCGGTAGCACGTGTATTATGGGATGCAAAACCCAACCTTGAAGTTGCCGCTACCTCCTGGATTTTAGCCGGAGGAGCGCATCATACGGTTTACACCCAGGCATTAACCACTGAATTCTTAGAAGACTTTGCCGATATCGCCGGGATTGAACTACTGGTTATTGATGACAAAACCAGTATTAGGGAATTCAAGGATAAAATAAACGCTAATGAGGCTTATTACCATATGTTTCAACACGGAATGTAA
- a CDS encoding L-ribulose-5-phosphate 4-epimerase gives MSSSYKALKQECYEANMELDALNLVIYTFGNVSAVDREKKVFAIKPSGVPYEELKPEDIVILDFENNVIEGEMRPSSDTKTHAFLYKNWENIGGIAHTHATYSVAWAQSQLDIPIFGTTHADHLTADIPCAPPMRDELIEGNYEHNTGIQILDCFKDKNLSYEEVPMVLIGNHGPFTWGKNAAKAVYNSKVLEEVAKMALLTKQINPEATRMKDSLIKKHYERKHGKNAYYGQK, from the coding sequence ATGAGCTCTAGTTACAAAGCATTAAAACAGGAATGTTACGAGGCCAATATGGAACTTGATGCCTTAAACCTGGTGATCTACACTTTCGGAAACGTAAGTGCTGTAGATCGTGAAAAAAAGGTTTTTGCCATAAAGCCCAGTGGTGTTCCCTATGAAGAACTAAAACCGGAAGACATTGTAATCCTGGATTTTGAAAATAATGTGATTGAAGGCGAAATGCGGCCTTCTTCTGACACTAAAACCCACGCTTTTCTTTATAAAAACTGGGAAAACATTGGTGGGATTGCCCATACTCACGCAACATATTCCGTAGCATGGGCTCAGTCGCAATTAGATATTCCTATTTTTGGAACCACACACGCCGATCATCTTACCGCTGATATTCCTTGTGCGCCGCCAATGCGTGATGAACTAATAGAAGGGAATTACGAACATAATACCGGCATCCAGATTTTGGATTGTTTTAAAGATAAAAATCTTTCTTATGAGGAAGTACCTATGGTGTTAATTGGTAATCACGGTCCCTTTACCTGGGGAAAAAATGCAGCTAAAGCGGTTTACAATAGTAAGGTTTTGGAAGAGGTAGCTAAGATGGCATTGCTTACCAAGCAAATTAATCCGGAAGCGACAAGAATGAAGGATTCCTTAATCAAAAAACATTACGAACGTAAGCACGGCAAAAATGCCTATTACGGTCAGAAATAA